ACCGACCAAGGCTGGAAACCGAACAATACTGGAAAGGCATATGAGAGAGGGAAGCATCACATAACAGTGAAGCACAGTGGTTAAAAGATCTAAGAGCAGACCACAGCACCCTCCCTGACGAAGGTTCAGTAACCATCACAGTGGCAGACATCCAACAAAGAATCTCAGGTATGAAGAACTGCACAGCACCTTGCCCAGACATGATTCACACCGGTTAAAGAAGCTAACTTCACTCCATGAGCGCCTAGCAGCACAAATGAACCAACTACTGAGGGATAGGACCCACCCTGAATGGCTGACCAAGGGGCGAACAGTCCTGATTCCGAAACATCCCCAGAAGGGACCAGTCCCATTCAACTATCGGCCGATAACCTGTCTCTCCACAACATGGAAACTCCTGTCGGGagaggagtggggagagaccaagccagtggggacaagatctgggcagatgaactcaatctgtttttttaacagatttgagtctgccctccctccctcccctaccaactcaccactcttcacccccacatccccatcccagccatcctctactcccctctccataactgatgatcaggtgagaagtcagctgaggaagatcaaggcaaggaaggccccgggaccggacggcatcagccccagaatcctcaaggactgtgctgaccagctctgtggagttctcaggcacttgttcaatctcagcttTAGCCTGGAGAAAtccccggccctgtggaagacctcctgtgtggtcccgatcccaaagacaccgcgtcccaaggagcctaaccacttcaggcctgttgccttgacctctcacctgatgaagaccatggagaggattatcctgcagcacctgtgacccctggtgggcactcagctggaccccctgcagtttgcttaccggcctcggatcggagtggacgacgcagtgatctacctgctacacagatcactgctacacctggaggacagcgggagcgctgtgagggtcatgttttttgacttctccagtgccttcaacaccatccagccgtcactactcagagtgaagatggagagtgtgggagtagaccaacacctgactgcatgggttatagactacctcaccaacagaccacaatatgtgaggctccgtcactgtgtgtctgacatggtactctgcagcacaggtgcccctcagggtacggtgctctcccctttcctcttcaccctctacacctcggacttcacacacaactccacacagtgtcacatccagaagttctccgacgacacagccatcgttggttgtgtttcagaggggaatgatctggaatacaggacggtcatcagggactttgtcagctggagtgagcttaaccagctgcaactcaacaccagcaagacaaaggagatgatcattaacttccagaggaaaacatctcactttataccggtgaacatccagggagcggacttagagttggtagacagctacaaattcctgggtgttcaccttaataacaagctggactggtccgtcaacacccacgccctctacaagaagggccagagtcgcctccacctgctgaggagactgaggtcctttggtgtgtgcaggactcttttgcggaccttttatgactctgtggtggcctcagccatcttctatgctgtgggctgctggagagggggcagcacggaaagggacaggagcaggatcaataggctgatcaggagagcgagctctgtcctggacggtcctctggactccgtggaggaagtgggggagagaatgatgttggctaagctgacatccattgtggacaacacctctcatccgctacatgacactgttttttcctgggcagctccttcagcagcagactgttacacccacggtgtaagaaggagaggttccgcaggtccttcataccgaccgctgtcaggctctacaacacctgcacctcctgaaccatgttgtagtcactatgcattctttacactgtactctttacttgcatatcttgcttgcttgctgctgtaacaagtaaatttccccgctgtgggataaataaagtacatacatacatacatacatacatacaagatAAGTGGGCACATGGATCAATACatgacagaaacacagaaaggCATTGGTAAAAACACCAGAGGAGCCAAACACCAACTACTGGTTGACAGAACTGTCGCCCGAGACTGGAAAACCAGACAGACAAACCTGTGCAATGCCTAGTTTGATTACCAGAAAGCCTATGACTCAATGCCGCATACATGGAGCCTGGAATGCCTGAATCTGTACAAGGTCAACACCACATTAAGAGCCTTCGTTGCAAACTCAATGAGGCTGTGGCAGACCACCCTTGAGGCCAACGTTGAGTCAATTACGCAAGTGTCCATCAAATGTGGCATATACCAAGGAGATGCTCTTTCCCCGCTGCTGTTCTGCATAAGCCTGAACCCCCTCAGCCAATGAATCAACTGGCTATGGGTACCGACTTAAGAATGGGGCCACCGTCAGTCACCTTCTCtacatggatgacatcaagcTGTACGCTAAGAGCGAGCGAGACATTGACTCACTGATCCACACCACCAGGATCTACAGCGGGGACATCGGAATGTCATTCGGACTGGAGAAATGTGGCTGAATGGTAACAAAGAAAGGTAGTCCATACAGAGGGCGTTGCACTCCCAGAGGGCAGAATAGTAGATGTTGAGGAGAGCTACAAGTACCTTGGAATACCACAGGCAAATGGTAACCATGAAGAGGCCACAAGGAAAGCTGCAATGTCCAAGTATCTGCAACATGTAAGGCAAGTCCTGAGAAGTCATCTCAATGGCAAGAACAAGATCTGGGCAATTAACAGCTATGCCCTGCCAATGATCAGACACCCTGCTGGGATAATAAGATGGCCAAAGGGGGAAGTTAAGAACGCAGATGTTAAAACACGGAAGCTGCTCACCATGCACGCAGGGTTCCACCCCAAATCCAGTGTCCAGAGGCTATACGCTAAGCACAAAGAGGGAGGCCGAGGATTAGTGAGCATCAGGGCCACTATCCAAGACGAAACATCCAAACTCCACGAAATACATCAGGAAGATGGCCCTAAGAGATTAAGCACTTAGTGAATGTCTCAGGCAGTGGAAACTGGAAAAGAAGGAGTTGGAGGAACCATCATGGGAGGAAAACCCCTGCATGGGATGTACCACCGACAGATAGCTGAAGTGGCGGATATGAACAAGTCCTACCAATGGCTAGAGAGAGCTACCTGAAGGACAGCACAGAGGCGCTAATCATGGCAGTACAGGAGCAGGCCTTGAGCACCAGAGCAATAGAGGCCCAGATCTACCACACCAGGCAGGATCCAGGTGCAGGCTGTGCAAAATTGGTGCAAGATACTGTACTTTATACACAGCCCCACTACTTCCTGACCATAGTAGTCACAGCAATAAGTAGCAGGCACAGCTGGATTAATTTAATTATCCAATAATGAATGACAGGAAATAAAGGATCTGTTTTAAGCTCAGGATGTAGTGGGGTTGTGTATAAAGCCCAATAACAGTCATCTGGATGAGTTCCATGCAACAAAACTGAAGGATTGCCTTGTCCAGAAACCGACCGTCAAATAATCCATTATCTCTGAGGTCTGCAAACAAAGACAACCAAAACTCCACAGACTGTCTGCGGAGAAAACCCCTCCAAGATTCAATTCTTTGGTTGGTGGTACTGGCTCCCACCAAATAACTGTCAACGGTGCAGTCTGGAGGAATAGGGACGAGTAACCGCTGAAAGACTCATACATGGCCATTGTCAGTGCCAGGATCACCCCTCACAATTCGTAGGCAGCCCCCCAAACGTTGAACTGCTTCAATGTAAAAGCCTCCAATCAGCTTCGGGTCACTGTTTGTGGTGTACGCGTTGAGCTAGATAATCTTTCTGAAGAACCCGTCAATGCTCCCATTGATCCAGTTCCTTCAATGCCATTGGCACATCCTCTTTCCTCACCCGTAGTACACTTTCTCTGCATTTTGCGTACATCCATCTATACCCATGAAGTTGTCCGGAGTATTGCAGTTGGTTCTTGATTAAATCAACCAGGACCGCTACATCCGAATACGCTGTGCAACAAGAGAACCCTCTTGCGCTGCAGATTCTTTTTAGGTGTCTCTGACTTACCTCGCACCCATGCGAAGCACCGTTTTAATATCTCTGTATCTTAGGCCCAACTCAAAATGAAACTCAATAAACTTATCCCACTCCACTGTCgtgtctgttttgttttccgTTGAGCACGGAAGTATACTGTACGTACACGGAAGTGCAATGCTCTTTAACAATTATGCGAGGGAATGCAAAACTCTCGCAAAATAGTTTTGTGTTCTCTTGCAAAAGTTTTGCATTATCTCGCAAAAACTCTTGCAAAATAGTTTTGCGTTATCTTGCaaaagtgtgtttgtttgttttttttacctatcATATTTtcgtttataactttattctgacctgaacacataaaCAGCTCAAacatcatatatacagtatgtactgtgtgtatgtatgtatatatatatatatatatatatatatccaacTTCCCCGTCACTAGACAGGCTGCAAGATGCATTCATGAACACCCCGAACATCAcatcaacatctttattattgcgtgtatgtgtggtctaaattggatcaccaacacggtgcccgcaggcaccagctGGCAAACAAAAATTTTTtgttgctattcttgtttatgtcacactcacatttaaactggaaattacaatatattttgaaaaaacactttaaaagaTTGTACAAAATACTGTTTATGTAGTGCCTGTTCTCTTTTGTTCCTTTAAGTTAACATGTGATTAAACCTAACTCCCAATTTCGACGTGAGATGGGCACATGAAGTCACCAGGGCAGCTGCGGAGCTTTTAAAGTTGTTGTCGTAACGACAATTGTATTCCTTAAGCATCCAGCCGTATTAAAAACCAAGCACGTTTCAAGAATTTCAGGAAACAAGAATCACACACAGGATCTCACCATTAATTCCAGTACAGATCAAGGTAATCTCCTTACCATCATGCATCAGCAAAATTACATTACAGCTCTTCTCGTGCAACAGTCCTCATTGTCATTACCTCAAAGAGACTGACCTTTGATGGAGACCCACTTGAGTACAGTGCATCAGAGCTTTTGAGCATGGAGTTGAAGGAAAGGCTGCCAGCAgcttacagtcatggaaaaaagtaTTAGACGACCCTTTTTTCTTAAGTTTCTTGTTGatttttaatgcctgatatgactaaaggtaccttttgtttggacaagtaTAGCGGCACCATCAGGCAGGTTTCAGTGATATTGTCAACTTCATTGAAAGAAAATTATCTGTTGCTTCTATTCCACTTTTTGGGAACACTCAGGACACAGCCGTCTCACAaccaaagcataaaaatggaaacaaaggTTCACAGGTTCGCATCAAGGGAAAAGGAAGCAGCTTTGCAACTTCCGTGGCAGCTGTCAGTTATAAAACTGCGACTCAAATGCAAAAGGAGACAAAAATTACCTGATAAAACATTGAACGTGTCTTGTCTGCTGTGTGAAGAGGGTCACAAATTGGAGTCGTGTTCCAAAATGGAGAAGAAGTTGCACCGAGAAAAAGTGGACTTTTTCAGAGGAAAGGTACTTGTTTTGGGTGTTTATCTGTTGGACACATGACTGTCATAGGCGTCTGTCTTCCAAATTGTATAATTTGACGCATCCAAATTGTATAATTTGACGCATCCAAACATTCGCCACATCCATTCAAAGAAAGACACCCAGTCAGAACACTGCAGGAAACGGAACAGTCATATATTTTATTCCAAGACATGTGGCCTTGCTGGGGCTGGGGCACAGAATTGTGTCTTGGCAGATGTAAAGGTCAGTGGAAGAAATGCCAAAATTCTCTTGTGAACAATGAACCAAGAAAAGTTGACAGTCACATAATCTCAAGACTGGAGATAGCTGAACTGAATAGCAACAGCTACTTTGAATTGCCTGATGTAGTAGTTCAAGGTGCCTGTGACAACATAAAGAGTTGACTGCTTGGCCTCACCTAAACTCAGTGGAAATTCCCGTCATTGATGCTGATGTGGAATTGTTAATTGGAACTAATGTCCCAAAAGTAATAGAACCATGGGAAGTGGTAAACAGTAATGGGGGAGGACCATATGCCGTCAGAACCCTACCGGGTTGCATTATAAATAGACCACTGAAGGAGGCCATGAGACTGAGAGTAGCTGTCATACCATTACTGCCAATCAAATTTCCATTGCTGACAAAGAGGAACTGCTGGTGAAGCAATATGACCGTGATTTTAATGAGAAATCAACTGATGAAAAGCCAGAAATGTCGAGAGAATATATCAAATTTATGGACATTATGAACCATTCAGCAAAACGTGACAATGGACATTACTGCTTGAGATTACCTTTTAGAGATGATGATGTTGCTATGCCCAATAACCGCCATGTTGATGACAAAAGGGTCCCATGTTTGAAAAgtacattggaaaaaaatgctacATTCAAAGAAGgatacattcattttcaataaaGGCTATGCAGAGGGCGTGTCAGAACACCAGCTGGAAGGAAAAGACGTCAGAGTTTGGTACATCCCACATCATGGCCTGCGCCATCCAAAAAAAGAACCTTGACAGTGGTGTTTGATTGCGGTGTAAGCTTCAAAAGGCATCTCGCTTAACAGTCAGCTACTGCAGGGCACGGACTTGACAAACTCTCTTTTTGGAGTCCTCACTAGGTTTCGTCAAGAACCTATCATAGTTATGGCAGACATACAGGAAATGTATAACCAAGTCAAGGTTGCAAAACAAGATGTTGACTTCCCCCGCTTCCTCTGCAAAGTACATCAAGAATGAAACAAAGCGCTTTCACCCCTTTGTGACCAATAGGATCTCGGCTGTAAGAGAAGCTACTGCCGTTTCACAATGGATGTACATTCATACCAAGCAGAACCCAGCTGACAAGGCCTATCAAGGGGTTAAAGTTGAGTACCTTCTTACATCCAGCAGATGGATCCATGGCCCAGACTTTCTCTTCAAGAATGAAAGACAGTAGCCCAACAACATTGTGGAGTCTACATTCATCAGCAGTGACAAACCAGAGGTCAAAGGAGAAGCCACAGTGAATACTGTGATCATCAAGGATGCACCAAATACATCTGTCAACAAGGAGGCACAGACTACAACAACCCAGCTGATAACCTACTTCTCTTCATGGATAAGGTTAAAGACTTAAGGTGCATGGTTTCTCTACCTGAGAAAGCTGTTATAGTTATTGAGTCAGAAGAGGAAGGAAATAGACTTGACATAACCCAACAAAAAGACATAGTAGAAAATGAGATGAAAAAATACAGAGCCACACAGGGTGGTGAAACTTTGTCTCTTAAAGATCTTGACACTGCTGAGAAAGCCATCATTCAGTACTGCCAACTGGATAAGTTCAACAATGAAATAGCTTAATTGAAGATTGGAACATCTGGAGTGAAGAAAAGCAGTCACATTCATAAACTTGATCCAGTGCTAGAAAATGAGAGTGGGAGGACGGCTCAGCAAAGCGGCCATGCTGGATGACATTAAACATGCAGTCATTCTTGCTAAAGATCAGCACATCTCTACTGTCATTTTATGCCACTTTCATGAGCGGTTGGAACATTGTGGAAAAGAAATCATCTCCTTTCCAGACTTTATCAAAAGTATTGGATCACTAATGCAAATGTTGCTGCAAGAAGGATCCATGCTTCTTGTTTCGTTTGCAGATGTTACAGGGGAAAACGTGAACAAAAGATGGGAGATTTGCCAAAAGAGAGACTTTAACCCAACCTCCCACCATTCACAAATGTGGGTGTGCTGCAAGTGGTGTAGAGTTATCTTCACCTGCATGGCCAGTAGGGCAGTGCATTTGGAAACTCACTGGATACCAGTTCCTGCATTCATGCACTGCGCAGATTTATGTCCAGAAGAGGCCAAGCATCACACATCAGATCAGATAGATCAGATCACTTTGCGGTTACAGAACATGAGCTCAGGGAAGCTCTATCTTCCCTTAAccacaaaaaaattcaaagtgcaTTACTTCAGTCTGGAGTGAAGTAGAGCTTCAACACTCCCACTGTATTACATCAAGGTGGAGCATGGGAAAGGATAATTTGCCTGGTCAGAGAAGTACTGAACTCTGTACTTCATCAGCAACACAGAGACGATGAAGGACTGCAAACCCTTTTATGTGAGGTGGAATGCATATTGAATGATCGTCCCCTACCAAAAAATCTGGAGATGATCCCAGTGATTTGAAACCTTGACTCCAAATCACATCCTCTTGATGAAAGGAAAACCTGCTTTACCACCTGGTCTTTTTGAAAAAAGTGACCTCTACACAAGATGACGCTGGAGGCAAGTTAAATTCCTTGCAGATCTCTTCTGGCACACATGGATTCGAGAGTACATAACTCTGTTACAGCAATGGCAACGGTGGACAAAGGACAATATAAGCTTTGTTGTAGGAGACATTGTTCTTGTGGCGGACTCTACTGGTCCTCGTGGATCCTGGTTGTGGGGGAAGATACTGCAGACCTTTCCTGACACACAAGGACTGGTGCGGTCTGTTAAATTCCAGACAAATTCAACATACTGAAGCGACCTATCACGAAGATCTGTCTTCTGCTGGAAGCCAATTAGACTCTTGTAAAGACAGACGTAAAGACTCCTCGAGGTCATATTTGACTGTATGGACATTATTGACTGGGACAAAAACCTTGAACTATCATAATTCAGTAGATGTATGATGTTGAATTGTTACGTTATTACACATTAACAATTAGGAATCGATGTGTTGTAGCCAATTTTAGATCTATGCTGTgtttatgtgtattgtgtgtgtatcTTAATGAGGCACTTGGTTGCTAGGGTTACTTGTACAACTGTGGGCATCGGTAGCAATCAGCCAGGGACAGGGTAGACAAAGGAGACACAGCTGATCAGTAGCAGATTTTAGAGCCAGGGAAGCCAAACAGTTTTTCATCTATGCTTGTGTGTGACTGTTTGGATgagtattttttgtctttttgtacaTGAGCTCATTTTAAGTCAGTCGGTACCCAGCCTTTTGTAGGTTCTTTTTAAGATTTGCaagtaatcatttattaatttatttctcaAAAAGCACGacatagtgagggagcgataatcaaactgcGAAATTGCGAGGGATGTCTGTATACGTCAGCAATTTTAATACGCTGCGAGGGTACTTTTCTGCATGATTTTGAGATACCCCAGTTATTGAACTACAAGATAACCGCACATTTTTTGCAAACTGCTGTGAATTTCTGACTGACTTTCAGGGAGATTTTGAACCCATGTCAGCTGACATTGGCCAAAAAGCAGCCGACACCCTAGACTGGTTACCAGTCAACCACAGCGCACATAGCGACAAACAACCTCGTAATTTAGCTGGAACTCCACACTGTGAACCAGAGCAGCATCAATGATCAAACAATTAAGCAATGTGAGCAGAATCTTGAGGTGTTGAGATTCTTGAATCAAATCGGCATTGTTGATCTGTTACAGCTCACATTCTCAAAATGGGGGTTTGGCTTCTGGAGTTTGCCTAGGACCCATTAGTTCCAGTGAATTCTTCATCTAACCAAAACATTTTGAGGAATGAAAGAACAGTTTGGGGAAGGTAAGTCACACAGACAGAACCCTGTTCTTAAACCGGCGATCAAACATCTTTGGGATGAACATGAAGGCCGATCATGAGCTAGGGCCTAGCTCATGCTCAACATTAGTGAGCCATGAAAATGTTCTGGATTAACTATCATTAATTCACCTCACCCTCTGGACTAACACCAACATCTCTGAGAAACTCTTCTCAGAAGATGAGTAGCTGTTCTAGCTGAAAAAGAGACCATCACCATGGTTTAATACACAcatactttatttttaaaatatacatatttaaactattaaaaatatatacaaatatatatgtaatatatatatatataatacaaatataaatatatgtaaaatataaaaatactatAAATGCACTGCTTAAAACAATGTAAgagtataattttatatttttacatttcctgtTTAGGggtttctgtttgttttggggttgaACGACATAACCCAGTGATGATTTTCTCTTCATTAAGGTAGCGGTGCtttgatgatgctgatgatgtagCCACTGATGGGGACGGTGGCTTTTGACACAGAATGTCAAAATGATGTAATGCCAGAATCCCCCAGTGCTTCATGTGACCTCTGCTGAGAATTCGCGGATGCCAAAAGTGTTACGAAATGGCAACAAATTCAAGATGAGTTATGATGGTAACATTTCATACAAGTCTGGCTCTGTGTACCATGGACTGCGGATAGTAAGAGGACTTAGCGATGCAGTTATCAAAGTTCACAATGAAGAATTTCACATTCACAAGATCATCCTTTGCAACTGCAGCCCATATTTTGGGTGAGTAGATCCACTGCCAAGGAAAGCtttttgagtcattttcagaaaaaaatctatttctCACCAAATGTTATCAACTGAAATCTTTTGTGTCTATGTGTCCCTGATGTTCAGAGCCCTCTTTCTACGTTGGTCTACCCCAGACCAGAGGGACTATGTCATACAAGGTCTTACCCCTCACTTAATGCAGCTCTTCATTGACTTTGCATACACTGACTGTGTGTCAGTGACAGAGGACAATGTAAAGGACTTGCTGATAGCAGCTGATAAGTTCAATATGACAGCCATTGTTCAAACCTGCTGCACATTTCTAACAAAGCAGCTCTGCCCAGAGAACTGCATCGGCATATGGCAGTTCACAAAGAACTGTTACACCCCGGAACTGCAGCTCAAGGCCTACCAATACATCCTTTACCACTTTGAAGAAGTTGCAACCGTGGATGAGTTGCGGCAGCTCCCTATTCAGGACTTCTGTGACATCATTGACAGAGATGACCTGATAGTGAAAAAGGAGAACACTGTTTTTGAGGCCGTCCTCCACTGGATTGCACACGCACCAAGGGAACGTGGCAGAAACCTGGCAGTGCTCCTAGGCCGAGTAAGTCAACAAGCACTTTGGTCTTGTTAGGGGGTTAGAGAGTTTGCAGTTGTATGGTCATTTAGTTACACCATTGATAATGACCACAAGACCTTTAGTTAATAAAGccatgtttccaccaagcagtcCGGTTTAAGGTTTCTGTTAGTAAATCCCGATTACCCTTGCATTTCCATAGGTCCATAGGTTGGGTCGCATAACAGCATTCAAAcgtgtaagtgtaaaaatagggTAATGAGAGTTCTGAGATTTGAGAATTCTGATGCTGAGATCTGTCGTCGGTTCCTCTCTGGCACTTGTCTTGTTTTCCTTCCATTGTTTTCTTACATTATCAGCAAGAAAGTGACAACTGTCTGTCAACCCTGAACAATGGACAAAGTGTGTTTAGCTCCACTACACTTGCTGCTGAAATGTGTGATGACTATCATACAGATCTGAACTAACCCGTACTGTATGGTGGAAACCTGCATCTAGTTAAAATGTTGCAAAGATATCCGCAACAACTAATAGGACAGCAGTTTTTCAAAGTGGTCTAGGATATTATACTTGAGTACCAGCCATGGCCCAGTGGTGAAGAACGAAGTTCGATTTAATCAACCAGCCTCGACATTGCACACCTCACTGTTGAggttcttttactgtgatggcTTGAAAGCATCATGTTACAtgtatatgaaaataaaaaggagTCTCTTAATATCTTAAATATCAGTCTTGCCACTGTGTAGGTGCGTCTAGCGCTGACAAGTGAGGAGTACATCACCATCAACGTGTTGTCCAATCACCTGGTGCAGAACAGCAGCAAATGCCTGGACATGGTTGCTTTTGCTACTCGAGTGATTCGTCACATGACAGCAAACTCTGTGTCTGGATATTTCAACCTTGTCGCTCGTCCTCGCCTACCTTCTGCTATCCTGCTGGCAATCGGAGGCTGGAGTGGTGCAAATCCCACACACTGCATTGAGGCCTATGATGTGCATGCCAACAGTTGGATCAGTTTTACAGAAGATATGGAACAACCCCGTGCTTACTGTGGTGCTGCCTTTCTCAATGACTCCATCTACTGTCTGGGTGGCTTTGATGGCACAGAACATTACAACACTGTCAGCCGCTttgacctgaacacacacacctggCAGGAAGTGGCGCCCATGCACTATCGCCGCTGCTACGTGAGTGTAACTGTGCTAAACGGATGCATCTATGCATTAGGAGGCTATGATGGACGGGTAAGACTAAAGACTGCAGAATGCTACACACCTGAGACCAACCAGTGGACTCTTATTGCCAGTATGCACGAACTGAGAAGTGACGCAAGCTGTACATCCCTCAAAGACAAGGTGGGTGGACCGAAAGAGTGCCTGTTTTGGAGTCTTTGAATTCACCAGCCACGGCCCCTTTGGTTCCAGATTTACATTTGTGGTGGTTTTAATGGAAATGAACCCTTGCAAACAGCAGAGTATTACAGCCCAGAGACCAACGAGTGGACAATGATAACCCCAATGAGCAGCCGTCGCAGTGGCATTGGAGTCATTGGCTTTGCTGACCATATTTATGCAGTAAGTTGCATGACACAGTATCTCTTATAGGTATGTGCATTAGTGGCCTTTAAATGCTTTCTCTAAATATACTGGCTGAGGAGCAAAGGTTTTGTATGAAACCACCAGCCACTATTTCTGGTTGACTTGTCAgggggcattttttttcttaaataccAAATTATTTAAAATGGTAACCTGCACTTGTGTTTCTAATGCTACGCGGCACTTGTGTCAATATACACATGGTATATGACATGACGAATGAGACATGCACATATTCACATCTACAGTAACCATAATATTCTTCCCTTAAATTTGATCATCCATGTAGAtgcagagattttttttaatatttattttggttttctctCAGGCCTATGGTTTAAGTGGTTAAAGTTTTGAAGCTTTTGCTCTGGAATGACTAGAGGCATACTGCAGTACATAAAACTCCACCATAAAGTTCAg
This sequence is a window from Dunckerocampus dactyliophorus isolate RoL2022-P2 chromosome 2, RoL_Ddac_1.1, whole genome shotgun sequence. Protein-coding genes within it:
- the LOC129177564 gene encoding kelch-like protein 10, producing MPKVLRNGNKFKMSYDGNISYKSGSVYHGLRIVRGLSDAVIKVHNEEFHIHKIILCNCSPYFGALFLRWSTPDQRDYVIQGLTPHLMQLFIDFAYTDCVSVTEDNVKDLLIAADKFNMTAIVQTCCTFLTKQLCPENCIGIWQFTKNCYTPELQLKAYQYILYHFEEVATVDELRQLPIQDFCDIIDRDDLIVKKENTVFEAVLHWIAHAPRERGRNLAVLLGRVRLALTSEEYITINVLSNHLVQNSSKCLDMVAFATRVIRHMTANSVSGYFNLVARPRLPSAILLAIGGWSGANPTHCIEAYDVHANSWISFTEDMEQPRAYCGAAFLNDSIYCLGGFDGTEHYNTVSRFDLNTHTWQEVAPMHYRRCYVSVTVLNGCIYALGGYDGRVRLKTAECYTPETNQWTLIASMHELRSDASCTSLKDKIYICGGFNGNEPLQTAEYYSPETNEWTMITPMSSRRSGIGVIGFADHIYAVGGYDGQTRLTTAEAYNPHTNNWFVLAPMDCPRSNFGIEVVEDRLFVAGGFDGISTTKLVEYYDLTTGIWSPASDMRISRSALTCCVMTGFYNMAQYAMVRNDLPLLFLEDDIMDTEDDLYKSWRDSWC